The Mustela nigripes isolate SB6536 chromosome 6, MUSNIG.SB6536, whole genome shotgun sequence DNA window AAGCTCTTTGATTTGTAACTCCAAATTTATGGtttaaatataaaactgttcAAAACTGTATTCGCTGTCCTAAAGTGAGTATACAACCTTGTGAATCTGTTTTGAGGGTGTGGAGGAGGACACAGGTGGCCAGCCCTGCCAAGAAGGTTGCTGGATTGTTCTTCCGTAATTTACTCTTTGCTGCAGTCCGATGAGGTTATTACCCTTGtttgatggagaaactgaggctcaggcagGTCATTTTCCAAGGCCATGCAGttagtaagtagcagagctggaatttTAATCTAGTTTCTACCAAATCCTCTtaagatggatggatgaatggatagataattcacattcatttttaaagaagccaGTTTTATTTATTGCTAGTTTATTTATAAACCTGTTAAGTCCAGACTTACTGGGCTCACTGCCTATCGCATAGTTAAGAAGGGGGAAATCTGTTATTTTACACATATAATTAAGGATACGTAGAATGTTTCCTTTGGAACTGGAGATGACTTCTCTTCTTGATTAGGTATCTGTCCCTAAAGAATTGGTGGCACTTATGAGCGCCATTCGTGATGGAGAAGAACCTGACCCAGAAGACCCAAGCAGGAAGATCTATAAATTCAGCCAAAAAGTAAGATCTGAGGacctacatttttgttttcattgctggTGAACTACAAATAGCTTTTACCTATCCAGAGAgcaaaattgcttttaaaatatttcagaacttAGAAAGCAGCTTCTGTGGTCTTgtgtgttcttcatttcttttgggctTGTGAAATGTTGGGCTCTATTCACAGCGTTGGAATAAAGAAAGGGGTCGTTGAATAAGCAAAGTggggcacagagcctgattccATTCTCTCTCAACACAGCAGCAGGTTTTCTGTTGTTTGAACTTTGCCCACCCTCCTACCGCAGGGCAGGCCTGTGGTTAGTGTTTACAAACAGAGGAGCTACAttagaccaaaacaaacaaaacaaaacaaaaaacaactctgtTACAGTCCTTAAGTTTAAGATTCCTATGTACCTGGTAATTTGACTTGTATCTTTGACCTTTAATGAATCGCGTGTGTttacacatgcttttttttttttaattgaccttCTTAACAGAACATGTAATTGAACCACAGTACAGTTTTGCTCCCAACCAGCATCTGGGATTCCAAGCTCCCAAACCTTCAGCTTCCTCTTACTGCTGGATTATTTTATATGTCTCTCAAATATACCAggagtggtttttttaaaaaaggaagtaaaaaaattgTTTCACGTCAAGGAAAAGCCtgaaaaactttagaaaaaaagcaCAGTTCCTTCTTATAGGCCAATTTTTGAGAAATGCTTGATACGGACCTGGTAATATTACATGCAGGAATGTTTTACATCACAATTTTGAACTATTTAACTCCCTAAAAATGAGAACTGTGAGATCTGAAAAGGAATTCACATTTAAATATGGATTGTCTTACTCTAACATTTCTAAGCACtaattcgtgtgtgtgtgtgtgtgtgtgtgtgttttttgctCCTTTTAGGTGCCCATGCCCTGCTACTTGATTGCTTTAGTTGTTGGAGCTTTAGAAAGCAGGTGAGCTTTTGAACAAATTTTGAGGTTTATGAAAAGATTAAGCTTGAAGTATCTTGAATCTCTGGCAGGATTAACTAGTAGCTCATTTATGCACATCACAAGATATCAAGCTGGAAAAATTCAAatctaattataaaatgtaaataacaatgaattttaaatgaaaaaagtcttTTACCAGTCCCTGTTCGGCTTTTCTGGGTATTCCAGAGTGAGCATGCTCTGCCTTTAGTTAGAGATCTGGATTCTAATAGAAGTTTGAACTGGTCACTTCTCTTAACTTCCATTTCCTCAACCTTGAAATTGCAGTATCTCTCTTTCCCTGAACGAGTGAGGTAAGAAACGTTAAAGCAAttggaagggggcacctgggtggctcagtgggttgagcctctgcctttggctcaggtcatgatctcagggtcctcagatggagccctgcatcgggctctctcctcagcagggagcctgcttccccctctttctctctgcctgcttgtgatctctgtcaaataaataaatattttttaaaaaagcacacgGAAGCCTataaatattacagaaataaaagatattttattaaaattttaccaaTAGCTACGGTGCCcttccttcttaattttttgcTAAGTCTTACTGCTAAACAGCTGAAAATTAAGACTGTGGGTAGGCCTTACATTCTTTAAATTGCCAGAAATGTGGACAAGATCAAGAAGTCAGGCGAACCCAGCTCCAGCCAAGCAGTTACTATGAGCATCTTTGGGCAGCTCACCTctgagtttccttttcttctcctaaaggCTGGAAAGAATACTATGTAGCTCAAAggatttttgtgagaattaacCGACCCAATGTAGGTAAAGCTCCCAGCCTACGGGAAACTCACTAGATGATGATTCTAGGAATTGTCGGAGTGCCGACCATTACAAAGGCTTATTCTGTGCCGACCCCCGAGCGTCAGGGCACGGAATCCCCCCAGTTCCGTGGAGTAGATGGGATTGCTTTTCCCATCTGACCGATAAAGGAACTGATGCTCGGTGAGTATTAATAACCACCTCATGGTCACACAGATAGGAAGGGTCAGGACCGGGATCTAGGCTGGCTGACTTTGCAGCCTGTGCCGCAAACATGTGCCCTATCGGGCTAGATAGCCGCTGACCACATGGGGCCTGCGATGTGTATGAAATACACACTAGATTGCTAAACACTTGGTAGGAAAAAAAGGACATCAACTCTATCATTGgtaatttttatgttgattacaTCTGGAAATGATACTACTTTGGATGTATTGGGTTAAACAAAGTGTATTGTTGAAATTGATTTCATCTGCTTCCATTTTGCTTATTTCACATGTGGCCGCTGGGCAATTTAAAATGACATACGCAGCTCATACTTGGGGTTCTCATTAAATTTGTTGGCTAACAGCAGGTTGGTTACCATCACTGCCCAGTCTGGTTCCAGAGACTGGTAGCTTTGGCATCACCTGCGAGTTGGGTAGAAGTGCAAATTCTGGGGTCCTATCCCAGAGCTACTAAATCAACATTTGCATATGTTCAAGCTCCCCAGATCATCAGAATGCACATTAAAGTTGGAGAAGCAGCTCCTCTAGAGTCCACTGCCTCTCTGGGGGCACGACACCTCAGTGAAATCTTGTTTGGGGTTTGGCTCCGCAGAAAATGTTTAGGATGCaatttagatgaaaaaaatatttttgtgttctaGTCCTTTGTAAGTGATACacacttttatttgtttcttctggtTTTACACTGTGGCTAAAAATCCCAcaaaatttactctcttaacaattTTTACGGGTACGGCCCAGTAGTCAGTATCGCCCAGTAAATCCACATTGTCGGGAAACAGATTTTCAGAActctcattttgcaaaactgaaactctgtaccctttAAACAACAACTCCCATTTCCacctccttccagcccctggtaaccagcattctactctctgtttctaggagtttgaaCACTTTAGAGACCTCCTAAGTGGAATCagagtttttgttcttttgtgactggcttggGTTGTTaatcagcataatgtcctcaagcttCAGCCATGTTCTAACacgtgacaggatttccttctttttctatttgtttcttcttctgtgagtGTTCAACCTTTAAGTACATAGTAAATAACCTCTTACTGAGCCTGACTGGGGGATCCCCAAAGTTCTTACCAGAGCCAGTTAGCTAATCTTCGGGGGCACTTTACATCTCTGTTTTCATGTGGCCGGGACGGTGCCTCCTCAGAGAGCTGTGTATTTTCTGGTGTGCACACAGCAGCGGACTGTATCTCAGAGAAGCTGTTaaacctcccctcctcccagagcACATGGTAAATCTTAACTACTGTCGggtttttatatattactttagCTCTTTCCTAGAACCAAATGAATAATGTGTCTTGAACTTCATTTTCattaagctttttaattttgCAGGCAAATTGGCCCAAGAACGTTGGTTTGGTCTGAGAAAGAGCAGGTGGAAAAGTCTGCTTACGAATTTTCTGAGGTTGGTCATAGAGTTACCCTTTTTAATAATCCTGGTAGACAATAGATTTAAGACTTTTAAGTAtggcagcgcctgggtggctcagtgggttaaagcctctgccttcggctcaggtcatgatcccagggtcctgggatcgagccccgcatcgagagcctgtttccctctctctctgcctgcctctctttgcctacttgtgatctctgtctgtcagataaataaaaataaaatcttaaaaaaaaaaaaaagacttaaagtaTGAAATGCAATGGTGTTTAGTGATGTGGTCAGAGAATCAAATATCTCTTATTCTATGTGGTTTTGTAGTTGctactttttggttttttttgcatCAGTATTATTTGAAAGGAACATCCTTAATTCATAACCTTCATAGAAAGCAATATGGACTTTAAAGAAATTCATCACTGTAATGACTaagatatgtaaatatatgtgtgttcaTTTTCCAGACTGAATCTATGCTTAAAATTGCAGAAGATCTGGGAGGACCATATGTATGGGGGCAGTATGACCTGTTAGTCCTCCCGCCGTCCTTCCCTTACGGCGGCATGGAGAATCCTTGCCTCACGTTCGTAACCCCCACTCTGCTGGTGAGTGTGAGCCTGTGCGTGCACGGCTGAGTTCTCCTCGCACGTACAGCTGGATGTGAAGAGCCTTAGGCTcctgatcatcttttttttttttttaaacaatattttctcttatttgtatAACTCCTCTTCCTGATATTATTGCTTATTATGGTTATTTTCGTCATCTCATTTTATCAAAAGGAAATAAGTTAGCCATTAGGGAGACGAGAACCAAAGGTGTATTTGTCCCTACCAATGTAGGGACAAATTCTGTATCCAGACAGAGAAACTAGGCCATTTACACTCGGCATGTGGGGACGGGTCgaacaaaactaacaaaaactCACTTTAGCATGTATAGGGAAGGATTAGACCGacagtatataatttatatgcctTTGTATGTTACTTTAAATCACTGCAGACTTTTCTTAAGTATGCTGTGGGTAATTAGGCGAGAATAAGGtacataaaggaaataagaacagatatttaaaaaatggaaggagaaatattTCCTGTAAGTTAGAGATATGTATGTTAGGCTTCCTGGTCCTGGAAAAATTCCCCagatgagggagagaaagagtcatgcttttttttttttttagtcctgcATGTTTGGTTTTACGTTCCCAAAACATACTCTGGTCTTGAAcccctttgagtatgatagtAGAAATACAGTGCACTATTAATGTCGGAATACATACTGATGTAGGCAGTCTTTTAAATATAGTCTGTAATTTGAATACTAaggtacttttcttcttttttaggcAGGAGACAAGTCACTCTCCAACGTAAGTTAAAATTTATTATCACAGTCTTACCCTCAAAGAACTAAGAAttcagctgatttttaaaatacccattGTATTGTTATGTTGAAGATACGGTTATAAAAGATAACTCGGGGGTTGTTGTTACATTAACAGATTTAATAGTAGTCATAACATTTTATGGTCTGATCTCTTCATATGTttatgaaatgcattttaaaggaGTGATGTgtccatttaatattttctaaataactttttgtttctaatttttaaaatatttttgtctttggctAAGTGATGATTTGTTTGCTCATCTAACTCCCTAAATATATCAGttgatgttaaaaagaaattgaacaatGTGGAAGTGAAAGAACTAGAATGCTTACGTGTCGAGTTATTTTAGAAGAAGGCAAGGCATCCTACTAATCCCTTCCACTGTTTACCATACGTTTCCCCTTAGGTTATCGCACATGAAATATCTCATAGCTGGACAGGAAATCTAGTGACCAACAAAACTTGGGACCACTTTtggtgagatttttaaattattattactgtttctttattggttctttttattaatttccttttctgcctcCCACCGCTCTGAATTGGTTTTGCAGAAATATCTAGTTTTCCTTTGTCGTCATCTCTTAGGTAGACagttaaaaaaattccataatgCTTGTCAGTGTTAGGAGGAGTAAGAGTATTTGGCTTGTGCTTCTTACTTAGTGCTGGTAGCATCACATTTTAATACGTGGGAACAGAAAACGGGTGGCTGCATTTCCCATGGCTCTGAGCAGAATCCGCTTAGACAGTAGTGTCCATGCTTTACAGTGTTTTACTCTGTAGCAAAGCCAAAAAGAAAGTACCTTGATGATTAAATTTCTTGTTCCTTTCAGCTGtgtcactgtttttattttgtttacaaaaaaaaaaaaaaaaactttttaggtTAAACGAAGGACATACTGTGTATTTAGAACGCCACATTTGTGGACGACTGTTTGGAGAAAAGTTCAGACATTTTCACGCACTGGGAGGATGGGGAGAACTACAGAATTCGGTAAGTGAGTCAAAGCGTTTCTCCAAAGTTGTACGGGCATTCAAAAGTTTAGTTTGTAAACTAGCTTCCCTAAGTAGCAACAAGAAAGCCAGGTGTGGAAATCAAGCAGATACTggtataatattctattttttaagcttttatttatttgtttgagagagagcatggcgggggggcggggggtgcactGCAtcagggggggggggcagagggagagagagaaaccccaagcagactcggtgctgagcacagagtcctacATGGGGCGCAGTCagaggaccctgaggtcatgacttgagccaaagcaaaagaattggacgcttaatccactgagccacccaggcgccctggtataATATGGTATTGGTACATGCTAGTCCTTATCTTGTGTAATGTCATGTTCATGACCAGTCGGACCTCATTGGGTCTTTGCCATTAGTACAGTTACTTAGTTTGAGTTTTTCATTGTTCCCTCCCAAAGGCTGAATTTGCTGACCAGGCATTGAAACATTTTCCTAGTTTTCTATAAGAATAGAGCCTACTACTGAACAGGAAATACCACGGAACATGACACAAGTAGGCATTCCATTAACAGACTTAGAGAAATTTGTGCTAATATACCCTACAACTTCTAGTCCTTCAGTATAAGTTCCCCTAAAGTTATGCCTTTGAGCGAAGTCATACTTCCTTATTATCTTCCTTACGTGCTAATAACCAGTATCCATATTTGAACATTCATCTAATTTTGTGTCTTGCAGATAAAGACTTTTGGAGATACACATCCTTACACCAAACTTGTGGTTGATCTGACAAATGTGGACCCCGATGTAGCATATTCTTCAGTGCCCTACGAGAAGGGCTTTGCTTTACTCTTTTACCTTGAACAACTTCTTGGGGGCCCAGGCAAGTAGTtggcattttctgatttttgtctgtttgtttgtttttgagggcAATGTGAAGAATAAGGAGAATTTTTAACTGTTGTTTTTgtcccattttattcttttgtttcattttgtgtgtaGCTGCTAAAGAAAGCCGGTATCATTTTCTAATGTGACCTCTCTACTTTAAACCTTGAATAAGCTGAATGCAAAACTGTGTTGCATGACTTTAAAGAAAactcatcagttttgttttttttttttttaggattttatttatttatttgacagagagagagcaaaagtaaacagagctgcaggcagagggaaagagagagaagcaggctccccgctgagcagagagccccatgcggagctggatcccaggaccctggaatcatgacccgagccaaaggcagccacccaaccaactgatcctcccaggcgccccagaaaactcatcagtattttaaaaattaggaaaatagtatatactccttgaaaaaaattctgtagtACTGAAGTTGCTAAGCATGACAAGTGAAGAGTCCCTCAGCCCCTTTCCAGTCCCCAGATGACCACTGTTAGCAGTTTGGTGTGCGTGGTTCCCGGTCTTTTTCTAAGAATAAAggaacaaacagacaaataaatatattttaattacagaAAGTGGATCATTGGAGCGTGTgtgtggcttagtgagttaagtgtctgcctttggctcaggtcatgatcccagcattctaggatcgagccccccatcgggctccctgccaggtggggagcctgcttctccttctccccgcTAGcacttactgtctctctctcaaataagtaaaattttttaaaaaataagaaaatgggtcACTttatacacatagacacacacatttgttctacctttgttttttttttaattcagcagtGTTCCACAGACATCCTTCCATGTCAGACACAGAAATCTACCTTATACCCTTTAATGTCACTGTAGCTGTCCATGATGTAGATGTGCTGAATACATGTAACTTTCCCCTACTGATGGGCGATGGGCTCTTATCCTTTGCCTGTGGACTTCGAAGGCCCTCCCTCACCCACACACACTCTGCCTGTCCCATCTCGCTCTCCTCCTCTCGGGTCACACTAAGGCCATTACTTTTAGAATTTATGTTGTGGgttccttctctgtttcttcattgcATTGGCCTGTTGTCATTtggatttctcttctcccttccaccaaattacatatattttttaaggccCGGCTTAAGTCCTACAACCTGATTTGAACATTCTTTCACCCCTAAAACCCTTATTGGTTTCCCTATTCTCTGAAAGCTCTCTGTTCTCCCTGGTCAAGAGTAGCATACCAAGCACCCCCAAAATGTTCAATAGTTACCTTTCCATTaatcgacttttttttttttttaaactcttagagGTTTTCCTAGGATTCCTAAAGGCTTATGTTGAAAAATTTTCCTACAAGAGCATAACCACAGATGACTGGAAGGATTTCCTGTATTCCCACTTTAAAGATAAGGTTGGTTTTGAcaagctttcttattttttatgccCAGTATACCTGTGTTTAATGGCTATTTGTTGGGCTGATTTGAATTCCTTCATAGTAGTACTGGTTTAGAATTTAAGATTCAGCCTTTCATGGTACTTTTTCCTATGTAAAATGTGATCTCAACAATATGAACTAACGTGAATATTTTGGAGAGATCTGCAATAGTTGGTTTCAGAAATTTAGTGCTTGTATATAATtaattttcctgctttatttaACAGAACAATGCtgattaatataaatttattttaggaaagagaCTTAGAAGTTATCTTAACATGTTAGTGCAGGTAAAATTACAGATTTGAGGACCTAAAAGTCTGTTTAAGATAGTCACAcctccctggggcgcctgggtggctcagtggattaagccgctgccttcagctcgggtcatggtctcagggtcctgggatcgagtcccgcatcgggctctctgctctgcagggagcctgcttcctcctttctctctctgtctgcctctctgcctacttgtgatctctctctgtcaaataaataaataaaatctttaaaaaaaaaaaaaaaaaagatatagtcacacctccctcaccccacccccaatggAAAAAGTTATTTCGTAGCAACCTTGGTGTTGTTTGTGTTCACAGGTCGATCTTCTCAATCAAGTTGACTGGAATGCATGGCTCTACTCTCCTGGAATGCCTCCTGTAAAACCCAAGTCAGTCCTTCCCATTAATgctttccttcccactctccaGAATTCTTGGGCTCCTCAAGATACTCGACAGGGTTTGGTGACTTCCTTACACTGTAACCAGTTACAGAGCAGATGTTGTAGGTGTTTGACCCTTAACCCTGAGGTCAAAAGAAACATTTCCATGAATTATAAATTCACTTCATTCCAAATCATGATGGAATGCCTCTTTTCAGCTGAAGGATGGTgatcagagaagatattttcctttctttcaacaCCTCTGAAGTAAGAAATACAACCTGTATAAGCGTAATGTCCATCATTACGGCAGTGTTCTGAGATGTCAGCCTCATTTCCAGAAGAGGCGCATTAGGCTTAGTGAGGTAAAGGTCTTCTGCCGAAGTTTGCACAGTAAGTAGTTAGGGTTGAGATTCAAACCCTGGCAGTCTTTACCCCTCCGCTATACTGCCTTTTATACTAAATACCCCCCTTGAATCAGAGACCTAAACTCTGGTCCTCACACATCATGTGAGATGCAAACTGCCACATGTTCCAGCCGAGACCATGCTGTCTCCACCACCCCCTCCAGCAGTTTGCCAGATCATTCCAATCTCAGCTCAAGAACCACTTCCTCATGGAAGTATTCCTTGACCTCTCTGACCAAGTCTGGTTCCCATTTAGGGTTTCCTGGTGCTGTGTATGGCCTCTTCATTGCCATTATTACCACATGGTAATTTTAATTTGTGTGATAAAGTCTTTCTCCTTCACAACACTGAAGCACCGTGAGAGCTGGGCTCCTACCTGGTTTTGCTCCCTGCTTTTCTTAGGATCTTACCATAAGTAAgggctgcttcccttccccgGGCCAATCCTTACCTAGTTCTTATGACAACGAGAAGGAAATTTCAGGACACCCAGAAAGAGATCAGCAGAGGTTTTGTATGGTTCTGTTGTTCCTTATGAAATCAGTGCTAAGGAATGTTCTAGTTGAAGGTGATTTACTGCCTGAGCAATTTACTGCCTCTGATCCCATTTGGTCTTGGAGACAAACAAAAGGCTTTCTCTGTAGTCCACAGCCCGACTACTTCGTGAAGATTAACTGGCAGCTACTTCAAAGGAGGGCACTGCTTTAACTGGCTAATAATCTCCCCTAGGGCTCAAACTCTTTCAGAGGTGCAGAGGCAACTTCTaatcaaaattcatttctttaggCCCACAGGGGCAGGTACCCCCACTGTTCTCATTACACAGCAAGCAAGCATCATTTATGGACAAAGAGGGATGTTTTGCTAGAATTTTTGTACCTTATACAGTTGCAACACAGggaatttattttctaagttgAGAACGCACAGATTTTAGTGCCATTTGTTTTGCTTAATGGTCAGAGTTTGTTATTTCCACTTTCTTCTGAAAAGAGAGGAATAAAATCATCACATGATGACTCGGAGTCTCCCAAGGGTCTCCCATGACACCATCATTTCCCTGGTGTCTAcaacagtgcctgccacataggTGCTCAGAGATTTGTTGGATGGTTACGAAGTCGGAAGATAGTTGGAACAACAGAATGTAAAATCTATGAAAGCAAGGACTTTGTGTTGTCATGAGCGCCTACAACTGCGCCTGCCACGCAGCAAACCCTAAATGTGCCCACCTGGGTCCCAGCACCTTCAGCGGGTGCTACTGAAGCATCTGACCGTCTTCGCTGAGGTGGTGAGGCTTTCTCTCTGGAGGATAATCAGGTGTTTCATTAATCCAGTAACCACTTGGATTTCCAAGTTCTCCGATGACATCAGTATATTGAAGTCAGGTAGAAGACGTTCTGTTTCCAACAGTCGCGAGTTTCTGATtgacctttccttctcttttctttttcctttcctttcctttctctctcactctctctttccttctgactcctttcttttctctatttatttttatttatttgagagagagagtgagcgagagagagtgagcacatgagcaggaggaggggcagaggaaaagggagaagcagactcccccgaagagcagggagcccaatgcaggatcccaggaccctgggatcatgacctgagctgaaggcagacacttaacggactaagccaaccaggcgcctCCTTGAGCTTTATTTCAGaactttgaggggcacctgggtgtcttagtcagttaagcctctaccttcagctcaggtcataatctcagggtcctaggatctagcccagCTTTgagctccctgcacagcggggagtctactACTGCCCCCAACGCCATGCAGTCTCTCTTGgactctcgctctttctctcaaatgaataaagtctttaaaaaaaaaaaaaaaaaaaaactttgaaagttAAGTATGTTCTGTAACTTTAACATTATATTTATGGAAAAGcatgtacatttttatgaagttgaatCTCTGGTATTTTTTCATTTGCAGTTATGATATGACTCTCACAAATGCCTGCCTTGCCTTAAGTCAACGGTGGATAACTGTGAGTACTAACATGTGATTTTGACCCCTTTTTGAATTGTACAAATATGTCTCTACTCAGGAAGG harbors:
- the LTA4H gene encoding leukotriene A-4 hydrolase isoform X1 — translated: MPEVVDTCSLASPASVCRTKHLHLRCSVDFTRRVLTGTAALTVQSQEDNLRSLTLDTKDLTIEKAVINGQEVKYTLGERQSYKGSPMEISLPIALSKNQEVVIEISFETSPKSSALQWLTPEQTSGKEHPYLFSQCQAIHCRAILPCQDTPSVKLTYSAEVSVPKELVALMSAIRDGEEPDPEDPSRKIYKFSQKVPMPCYLIALVVGALESRQIGPRTLVWSEKEQVEKSAYEFSETESMLKIAEDLGGPYVWGQYDLLVLPPSFPYGGMENPCLTFVTPTLLAGDKSLSNVIAHEISHSWTGNLVTNKTWDHFWLNEGHTVYLERHICGRLFGEKFRHFHALGGWGELQNSIKTFGDTHPYTKLVVDLTNVDPDVAYSSVPYEKGFALLFYLEQLLGGPEVFLGFLKAYVEKFSYKSITTDDWKDFLYSHFKDKVDLLNQVDWNAWLYSPGMPPVKPNYDMTLTNACLALSQRWITAKEEDLNSFTPADLKDLSSHQLNEFLAQMLQRAPLPLGHIKRMQEVYNLNAINNSEIRFRWLRLCIQSKWEEAIPLALRMATEQGRMKFTRPLFKDLAAFDKSHHQAVRTYQEHKASMHPVTAMLVGKDLKVD
- the LTA4H gene encoding leukotriene A-4 hydrolase isoform X2 — encoded protein: MPEVVDTCSLASPASVCRTKHLHLRCSVDFTRRVLTGTAALTVQSQEDNLRSLTLDTKDLTIEKAVINGQEVKYTLGERQSYKGSPMEISLPIALSKNQEVVIEISFETSPKSSALQWLTPEQTSGKEHPYLFSQCQAIHCRAILPCQDTPSVKLTYSAEVSVPKELVALMSAIRDGEEPDPEDPSRKIYKFSQKVPMPCYLIALVVGALESRQIGPRTLVWSEKEQVEKSAYEFSETESMLKIAEDLGGPYVWGQYDLLVLPPSFPYGGMENPCLTFVTPTLLAGDKSLSNVIAHEISHSWTGNLVTNKTWDHFWLNEGHTVYLERHICGRLFGEKFRHFHALGGWGELQNSIKTFGDTHPYTKLVVDLTNVDPDVAYSSVPYEKGFALLFYLEQLLGGPEVFLGFLKAYVEKFSYKSITTDDWKDFLYSHFKDKVDLLNQVDWNAWLYSPGMPPVKPNYDMTLTNACLALSQRWITAKEEDLNSFTPADLKDLSSHQLNEFLAQMLQRMVTALHSIEMGGSNSFGSQNGD